One genomic segment of Clostridium estertheticum subsp. estertheticum includes these proteins:
- a CDS encoding YhbY family RNA-binding protein: MITSKQRSYLRTFGNKLQPLFQLGKAGIEQNFLKQIEEALESREIIKIKVLNNSGLTAREASDIICESIGAEAVQSIGSKCVLYKRSIKKPIIELP; encoded by the coding sequence ATGATTACAAGTAAGCAAAGAAGTTACTTAAGAACTTTTGGCAATAAATTGCAACCATTGTTTCAGCTTGGAAAAGCTGGAATAGAACAAAATTTTTTAAAGCAAATAGAAGAGGCCTTAGAATCTAGAGAAATTATTAAAATTAAGGTTTTAAACAATAGTGGGTTAACTGCTAGAGAAGCTTCTGATATAATTTGCGAATCTATAGGTGCTGAGGCAGTTCAAAGCATTGGTAGCAAATGTGTATTGTACAAAAGGTCTATAAAAAAACCTATAATAGAATTACCATAA